In Halarcobacter mediterraneus, the sequence ACAAATAACTCTTTATATGCTTTAAGTTCTTTAGCTGCTGGAATGATATTTATTTCAGCTTTCTTTTTTTTATTAGGCGCAGAGTTTTTAGGAGCTGTTCAAATTGTAGTTTATACAGGAGCTGTGATGGCTTTATATGCTTTTGGTATGATGTTTTTTGATGCTTTATCAACTGTAAAAGAGAATATAAAAAATCCAAGATTAGTATTTTTATTAACAGGTATCTCAGCTTTAATTGTAGTTTTAATATTTACTGCACCAATTGTTGTATCAAATTTTGAAGCCTATTATGCTATTAATCCTGAGTTAGGAAACTCTCAACAAGTAGGAGTTGTACTATTTACAAAATATTTAGTTCCTTTTGA encodes:
- a CDS encoding NADH-quinone oxidoreductase subunit J encodes the protein MFEIVAFYLFAFLTVGMFLITVFTNNSLYALSSLAAGMIFISAFFFLLGAEFLGAVQIVVYTGAVMALYAFGMMFFDALSTVKENIKNPRLVFLLTGISALIVVLIFTAPIVVSNFEAYYAINPELGNSQQVGVVLFTKYLVPFEVAAVMLLVAMIGGIILAGKKMDISYTELSEEQIDALENKEKENK